One window from the genome of Diabrotica virgifera virgifera chromosome 6, PGI_DIABVI_V3a encodes:
- the LOC126886164 gene encoding matrix metalloproteinase-2-like has protein sequence MALVEFQERYNLPVTGTLNNDTMNMMMNKPRCSVGDNNYAIHSKWNKTTLSWYFPQAVSNPVYIHLAEDAFVRWGKISNLKFKRVIIPSSKPDITITVVPNNHNFRANCQGTSKCPFNFDGPGKVLAHAYYPGVNECIEIHLDANERWYAGNGRAPDGEANFLAVLMHEIGHTIGLEHSNSDSSIMYPWYQHDVTSFGDDDKKAMSMLYGHTAAPYSMPTASSSMPTAPVTQTTISQNRVYVSTTPAIKNICLIHYPDFMFLATSPQFPNYRMYVGSDKYLWKFDLSEICLPQHPELITDYLPKELRFTKVSHVFQNSEGHLITISNNRYYDASFPNLQLQKSFVFPSIPTRTKINALFQTNSGQTYLLYNDNSYIEFNEAGDVLNRGPINDLFPGIPNKITSAFRYTDGFIYFFQNNTYYKYSEYTRKVVAAGTFSWGLFGIPCPEDGLLKQLKTLLNKIVTIYE, from the coding sequence ATGGCCTTAGTTGAATTTCAAGAAAGATACAATCTTCCGGTGACCGGAACATTAAATAATGATACTATGAATATGATGATGAATAAGCCTCGATGTTCTGTTGGCGACAATAACTATGCAATTCATTCGAAGTGGAATAAAACGACATTAAGTTGGTATTTTCCTCAAGCTGTTAGTAATCCCGTTTATATACATCTTGCTGAAGACGCTTTCGTTAGATGGGGGAAAATATCTAATTTAAAGTTTAAACGAGTAATAATACCTTCTTCAAAGCCGGATATTACTATAACTGTGGTGCCAAATAATCATAATTTTCGAGCAAATTGTCAAGGAACCTCTAAATGCCCATTTAATTTCGATGGTCCTGGAAAAGTATTGGCCCACGCATACTATCCTGGCGTAAACGAGTGTATCGAAATCCATCTTGATGCTAATGAACGGTGGTATGCAGGTAATGGTAGAGCTCCTGATGGTGAAGCCAATTTTTTGGCTGTCCTAATGCATGAAATTGGTCATACCATAGGACTAGAACATAGTAATAGTGATTCGTCTATTATGTATCCTTGGTATCAACACGATGTGACAAGTTTTGGTGATGATGATAAAAAGGCTATGAGCATGCTATATGGACACACAGCAGCCCCCTATTCGATGCCAACAGCCTCCTCTTCGATGCCAACAGCCCCAGTTACACAAACAACAATTTCGCAAAACAGGGTCTATGTGTCGACAACACCTGCAATAAAAAACATCTGTCTAATTCATTATCCCGATTTCATGTTTCTAGCTACATCTCCACAGTTTCCAAATTATCGCATGTACGTTGGGTCTGACAAATATTTATGGAAGTTTGATTTAAGTGAGATATGTCTTCCACAGCATCCAGAATTAATTACCGATTATCTCCCTAAAGAGTTGAGGTTTACGAAAGTTTCACATGTTTTTCAGAATTCCGAGGGGCACTTAATAACTATAAGCAATAATCGGTATTACGACGCATCTTTCCCTAATTTACAACTTCAAAAAAGTTTTGTGTTTCCTTCTATACCTACGAGAACCAAAATAAATGCGTTATTTCAAACAAACAGCGGTCAAACATATTTATTGTACAATGATAATTCATACATTGAATTTAATGAAGCTGGAGATGTCTTAAACCGTGGCCCAATAAATGATCTCTTCCCCGGAATACCGAATAAAATAACATCAGCATTCCGGTACACGGATGGGTTTATTTACTTTTTTCAAAACAATACCTATTATAAGTACAGCGAATACACACGTAAAGTTGTAGCAGCAGGAACGTTCAGTTGGGGACTTTTTGGGATACCCTGCCCTGAAGACGGtctattaaaacaattaaaaactttgttaaacaaAATTGTAACTATATACGAATAA
- the LOC126886165 gene encoding uncharacterized protein LOC126886165, with the protein MGLDNKLKQRVKWENVVSAFKSRIKTGVIVNLWHKDLAHFLNDCYIIFKNKIRKILKVDKVVKVNVCFCGEFIKKSEEEEIINFKYFNKKNAVLDVSTDTERWFFENVKDKINLKLSEFQERDSGFALNRIVSLEVNINRYEIGNGSSYIKLPESIQKKRACINVKNSDQACFYWAIVSALYPAKAHKELPSSYPWYSTVLKTEDLESPMPLHQISKFEKLNNISVNVFALELIEDNEKSFFTVYPARLTKTVVAKHVNLLLIQNHYFPKLNDYEAPPVDNDNSEIKYHYCHITDMSKLVAGQLNKRKTKLFLCNRCLNYFSTEGKLSEHEKMCADMNNCKMSFPKYDAVSFKNYTYKQTTPFVIYADFECMLEKVTDLQTSCYTKKYQKHIPYSAGYYVKCSYDEKLSFFKSYRGIDCTEWFANELPNLAQSIHSKIKKIIPIQENPCTSKATRCHICEKCFSPTDIIVKDHDHFTGEFRNFAHQACNLNFKKLFVVPVIFHNMSGYDSHFIISELSKKGDISLLPVNKEKYISFTLNDAVTNIKFRFIDSLRFLGASLDELAATLNKNDFKICKREFSRLSDDEFKLITKKGVFCYDFIDCWEKLNITDLPPIEAFYNKLIDTNLTDEKYAHAKIVWDTFNIENLGQYSDLYLKTDILLLADVFETFRKKCFITYGLDPAWYYTMPGYSWDCMLKYVGCNLELLRDVDMILFMEKAIRGGISICSGRMSEANNKYMPNYDPAQPSKYLMYFDNNNLYGWAMGEPLPYGGFEWMDDKDIDVMSVPDDSPVGYMLQVDLDYPRKLHDLHSDFPFAAEHRKTLG; encoded by the coding sequence ATGGGGTTAGACAACAAACTAAAACAGAGAGTTAAATGGGAAAATGTAGTTTCCGCGTTTAAGAGTCGAATTAAAACTGGAGTTATAGTTAATTTATGGCATAAGGACTTAGCACATTTCCTAAAcgattgttatattatttttaaaaataaaatcagaaaaattttgaaagtaGATAAAGTTGTTAAGGTTAATGTTTGTTTTTGTggagaatttattaaaaaatcggAGGAGgaggaaattataaattttaaatattttaataaaaaaaatgctgTACTAGACGTATCTACCGATACAGAGCGGTGGTTTTTTGAGAatgttaaagataaaataaatctTAAATTATCCGAGTTTCAGGAAAGGGACTCTGGTTTTGCATTAAATAGAATTGTATCTTTAGAAGTAAATATTAATCGATATGAAATTGGAAATGGTTCATCTTATATTAAACTTCCTGAGTCTATTCAAAAAAAGCGTGCTTGTATTAACGTAAAAAATTCTGATCAGGCATGTTTCTATTGGGCAATAGTTAGTGCCCTCTATCCAGCTAAAGCACATAAAGAACTCCCATCCTCATACCCATGGTACAGTACAGTACTAAAAACAGAAGACCTAGAGTCACCAATGCCGTTacatcaaatttcaaaatttgaaaaattaaataatatatcaGTCAATGTATTTGCTTTAGAATTAATAGAAGATAATGAAAAGTCATTTTTCACAGTATATCCAGCAAGATTAACTAAAACAGTCGTTGCCAAACATGTAAATCTTCTTTTAATTCAAAATCACTATTTTCCTAAATTAAACGATTATGAAGCACCTCCAGTGGATAATGATAATTCAGAAATTAAGTACCACTACTGTCACATTACGGATATGTCTAAATTAGTTGCTGgtcaattaaataaaagaaaGACCAAATTATTTCTTTGCAATAGATGCTTAAATTATTTTTCAACTGAAGGGAAATTGTCGGAACATGAAAAAATGTGTGCAGATATGAATAATTGTAAAATGTCTTTTCCTAAATATGATGCTgttagttttaaaaattatacttataAACAAACAACGCCATTTGTCATATATGCAGATTTTGAGTGCATGTTAGAAAAAGTTACAGACCTCCAAACATCCTGTTAtactaaaaaatatcaaaaacatattccgTATAGTGCTGGATACTATGTAAAATGTAGCTATGATGAAAAGTTGTCTTTTTTTAAGAGTTATAGAGGCATTGACTGCACGGAGTGGTTTGCTAATGAATTACCAAATTTAGCTCAAAGTATTCATtcgaaaattaagaaaattatacCAATACAGGAAAACCCTTGTACCAGTAAAGCTACAAGGTGTCACATATGCGAAAAATGTTTTTCTCCTACAGATATCATTGTTAAAGACCACGACCATTTTACGGGGGAGTTCAGAAATTTCGCCCACCAAGCatgtaatttaaattttaaaaaattgtttgtcGTCCcagttatttttcacaatatgagTGGCTACGACAGTCATTTTATAATTTCAGAGTTAAGCAAAAAAGGAGATATTAGTCTACTTCCAGTCAATAAAGAAAAATACATTTCATTTACACTTAACGATGCAGTTACTAATATAAAATTTCGATTTATTGATTCATTAAGATTTTTAGGAGCCTCTTTAGATGAATTAGCagcaacattaaataaaaatgacttTAAAATTTGCAAGCGAGAATTTAGCAGGTTAAGTGACGATGaatttaaattaataactaaaaaaggggTATTTTGCTATGATTTTATTGATTGTTGGGAAAAATTAAACATTACCGATTTACCTCCAATAGAGGCATTTTATAATAAACTAATCGATACGAATCTTACAGATGAGAAGTATGCTCATGCTAAAATAGTTTGGGATACCTTTAACATTGAAAATTTAGGTCAATATTCAGATTTGTACTTAAAGACCGATATTTTGCTTTTAGCAGATGTTTTTGAAACTTTccgcaaaaaatgttttataacttATGGGTTAGATCCAGCCTGGTACTACACAATGCCCGGTTATTCTTGGGATTGTATGTTAAAATACGTGGGGTGTAACCTCGAGTTATTGCGTGACGTTGACATGATACTATTTATGGAGAAAGCAATTCGTGGAGGAATTTCAATATGTAGCGGTAGAATGTCGGAGGCCAATAATAAGTACATGCCTAATTATGACCCCGCACAGCCCTCAAAATACTTAATGTATTTTGATAACAATAATTTATATGGGTGGGCTATGGGAGAACCCTTACCCTACGGAGGGTTCGAATGGATGGATGACAAAGACATTGATGTTATGTCTGTACCTGATGACTCTCCCGTAGGGTACATGTTACAAGTTGACTTGGACTATCCTCGCAAATTACATGATCTGCACTCCGATTTTCCATTCGCTGCCGAACACCGCAAAACTTTGGGTTGA